A region of Vibrio tubiashii ATCC 19109 DNA encodes the following proteins:
- a CDS encoding ExbD/TolR family protein: MIKVRQEENRFGLTPDLTPLLDIIFIVMVFLMLTAAVKLDSLEVDLPTTDSQVVSEVDTKSLTVNILEAEPHWAIDGKEYIDWENFTLALLEEYKSNKQPIVIGADKTAEVQHLVKLLAFLQENGIQATQLLTEESK; this comes from the coding sequence ATGATCAAGGTTAGGCAGGAAGAAAATCGCTTCGGCTTGACCCCTGATCTTACGCCTCTGCTCGATATTATTTTTATCGTCATGGTGTTTTTGATGCTCACCGCGGCAGTAAAGCTTGACTCACTTGAAGTTGACTTGCCGACCACTGACTCGCAAGTAGTGTCAGAGGTGGATACTAAATCTCTAACCGTCAATATCTTGGAGGCAGAACCTCACTGGGCAATTGATGGTAAAGAATACATAGACTGGGAGAATTTCACCCTAGCGTTACTGGAAGAATACAAATCTAACAAACAGCCCATCGTGATAGGTGCAGATAAAACAGCCGAAGTTCAGCACCTAGTGAAGTTGCTCGCCTTTTTGCAAGAAAACGGTATTCAAGCGACACAGCTACTCACGGAAGAATCTAAATAA
- a CDS encoding MotA/TolQ/ExbB proton channel family protein: MEQLQQLQQQLGLMAWPLIICSALTLMIVAERLFQVMISLGVGKRAIRSELKQISPTDSHQIEALAEKLSPRRPLLYKGVAMLLAHHSFSKALREDAAGMWLQEKRHQLNSGLRLLTLIGVISPLIGLLGTVLGLIEMFKGVAASTGNITPNDLADGLGLAMRTTAAGLLIALPAIAGAQLLGLWADKVMAKLEHTLNYVNLWLEGISLQHVSPDNALTTIKPSANLATEASS; this comes from the coding sequence ATGGAACAATTACAGCAATTGCAACAACAATTAGGTCTTATGGCTTGGCCATTGATCATCTGCTCAGCACTCACATTAATGATTGTTGCCGAGCGTCTTTTTCAAGTCATGATTAGCCTAGGTGTTGGCAAACGAGCCATTCGTAGCGAACTAAAGCAGATTAGCCCAACTGACAGCCATCAAATCGAGGCGTTGGCAGAGAAACTCTCACCTCGCCGACCTTTGCTCTACAAAGGTGTGGCCATGTTGCTTGCTCACCACTCATTTTCTAAAGCTCTGCGTGAAGACGCCGCAGGTATGTGGTTACAAGAAAAACGCCACCAGCTTAATTCAGGGTTAAGGCTACTGACTCTGATTGGGGTGATTAGCCCACTGATTGGCTTACTGGGAACAGTATTAGGTCTGATAGAGATGTTTAAAGGCGTCGCGGCCTCGACAGGCAACATTACCCCTAATGACCTAGCTGACGGACTTGGTTTGGCAATGAGAACCACTGCCGCTGGTCTTCTTATTGCACTACCTGCGATTGCCGGAGCCCAACTTCTCGGCTTGTGGGCCGATAAAGTTATGGCGAAATTAGAGCACACTCTTAACTACGTAAATCTATGGTTGGAAGGGATTAGCCTTCAGCATGTATCACCAGATAACGCTTTGACCACAATAAAGCCCTCCGCGAACTTAGCAACTGAGGCGAGTTCATGA